A section of the Stenotrophomonas sp. 364 genome encodes:
- a CDS encoding choline dehydrogenase, whose product MVTDTYDYIIVGAGSAGCVLANRLSADPRCRVLLLEAGPRDRNPFIHMPAGLARLVNNRRINWNLDTDAEPALAGRRLWWPRGKVLGGSSSINAMCYVRGVPADYDGWAAGGAEGWGWAQVLPWFLHSEANSRGGSALHGDAGPLSVADLRHHNPLSDAFLDAAVQAGHARNDDFNGARQLGVGLYQVTQRDGARCSSATAYLHPARGRRNLTVLTGAHATALRLEGNTATGVHFRHGRRHRHAAASAEVILSAGAVHSPQLLMLSGIGAAAQLREHGIAVRTDLPGVGANLQDHLDICTLVHTHPGVSYDRSNQARIAFDYFLRGRCGAGTSNIAEAGGFARSPLAVDARADVQFHFVPAMLDNHGRHRLPGDGYTLHACALHPRSRGRISLRDANPASPPRIQAHYLSDPDGMDLAMMKACVRMSAEILRQAAFDRWRGAPIFPPRQDLDEAALEAFIRAKAETIYHPVGTCAMGTHAGAVVDPQLRVHGVRRLRVVDASVMPSLVSGNTNAPTLMLAERAAQWILEAASAS is encoded by the coding sequence GTGGTGACGGACACGTACGACTACATCATCGTCGGCGCAGGATCGGCCGGCTGCGTGCTGGCCAACCGGCTCAGCGCCGACCCGCGTTGTCGGGTATTGCTGCTGGAAGCCGGTCCACGCGACCGCAACCCGTTCATCCACATGCCGGCCGGGTTGGCGCGGCTGGTCAACAACCGCCGCATCAACTGGAACCTGGACACCGACGCCGAGCCGGCGCTGGCAGGCCGCCGCCTGTGGTGGCCGCGCGGCAAGGTGCTGGGCGGCTCCAGTTCGATCAACGCGATGTGCTACGTGCGCGGCGTCCCCGCCGACTACGACGGCTGGGCGGCCGGCGGCGCCGAGGGTTGGGGGTGGGCGCAGGTGCTGCCGTGGTTCCTGCACAGCGAAGCCAACAGCCGCGGCGGCAGCGCACTGCACGGCGACGCCGGCCCGTTGTCGGTCGCCGACCTGCGCCACCACAACCCGCTCTCCGACGCCTTTCTCGACGCTGCCGTGCAGGCCGGGCATGCGCGCAACGACGACTTCAACGGCGCCCGCCAGCTCGGGGTCGGGCTGTACCAGGTGACCCAGCGCGATGGCGCGCGCTGCTCCAGCGCCACCGCCTATCTGCACCCGGCGCGCGGCCGGCGCAACCTCACCGTGCTCACCGGTGCACATGCCACCGCGCTGCGCCTGGAGGGCAACACCGCCACGGGGGTGCATTTCCGCCACGGCCGCCGGCACCGGCATGCCGCGGCCAGCGCGGAGGTGATTCTCAGCGCCGGTGCGGTGCACTCGCCGCAGCTGCTGATGCTGTCGGGCATCGGTGCGGCCGCCCAGTTGCGGGAGCACGGCATCGCCGTTCGTACCGACCTGCCCGGGGTGGGCGCCAACCTGCAGGATCACCTGGACATCTGCACGCTGGTGCATACCCATCCGGGCGTGAGCTACGACCGCAGCAACCAGGCCCGGATCGCCTTCGACTACTTCCTGCGTGGCCGCTGCGGCGCCGGCACCAGCAACATCGCCGAGGCCGGTGGCTTCGCCCGCTCACCGCTGGCCGTCGACGCGCGCGCCGACGTGCAGTTCCACTTCGTGCCGGCGATGCTGGACAACCACGGCCGCCACCGCCTGCCCGGCGACGGCTACACCCTGCATGCCTGTGCCCTGCACCCGCGCAGCCGGGGCCGGATCAGCCTGCGCGACGCCAACCCCGCCTCGCCACCGCGCATCCAGGCCCATTACCTGAGTGATCCCGACGGGATGGATCTGGCGATGATGAAAGCGTGCGTGCGGATGTCGGCCGAGATCCTGCGCCAAGCGGCGTTCGACCGCTGGCGCGGGGCACCGATCTTCCCGCCGCGGCAGGACCTGGACGAGGCCGCGCTGGAGGCCTTCATCCGCGCCAAGGCCGAGACCATTTACCACCCGGTGGGCACCTGCGCGATGGGCACCCATGCCGGGGCGGTGGTCGACCCGCAGCTGCGCGTGCACGGCGTGCGCCGCCTGCGCGTGGTGGATGCCTCGGTGATGCCCAGCCTGGTCAGCGGCAATACCAACGCGCCCACCCTCATGCTGGCCGAACGCGCCGCGCAGTGGATCCTGGAGGCGGCCTCGGCAAGCTGA
- a CDS encoding serine hydrolase domain-containing protein, whose protein sequence is MNQNSRRRPIRSAATGLLGMLMPIAMSSTAQTPSAAPTAFPVNIENTATIAHTQPAAYRTTPATVQVLPPAQGFNVAAIEAMAQQLTYGERVPGMAVAIVQGGRVLSARGYGVTDVNNPQMVDAHTVFRLASLSKAFAGTMAGLLVNDGTLRWDSKVTDYVPGFQLSSPEATERLTVADLLSHRVGLPYNAYDRDVEANAEYYTLTHKLASTSLKCLPGDCYAYQNVAFSLIGDVVYAASGSFYEQSVERRLFKPLGMDDASLGLAGIQASSRWARPHVRSRNGWVSLNPKPTYYRLAPAAGVNASASDMAQWLLAHTGHRPDVLPAPLLATLHSTLINTPGEMRSGWRRERLHSAGYALGWRNFDYAGHEVIFHAGAVQGYRGLVALVPERDLGIAIMWNGESSLPSGLLPTVLDQAIGLPTQRWLDVDTDFGSDNLMVEDGAPATKRKGVSSNRAVASPR, encoded by the coding sequence ATGAATCAGAACAGCAGGCGTCGCCCGATCCGTTCGGCGGCCACCGGGTTGCTGGGCATGTTGATGCCCATCGCGATGTCGTCCACTGCACAGACGCCCAGTGCTGCGCCGACCGCATTCCCTGTCAACATCGAAAACACCGCGACGATCGCGCACACCCAGCCGGCCGCCTATCGCACCACGCCCGCCACCGTGCAGGTGCTGCCGCCGGCCCAGGGCTTCAACGTGGCTGCGATCGAAGCGATGGCCCAGCAGCTGACCTACGGCGAGCGCGTCCCGGGCATGGCCGTGGCCATCGTCCAGGGCGGCCGTGTGCTCAGCGCGCGCGGCTACGGCGTCACCGACGTCAACAACCCGCAGATGGTCGATGCGCACACCGTGTTCCGTTTGGCATCGCTGTCCAAGGCGTTCGCCGGCACCATGGCCGGCCTGCTGGTCAACGACGGCACGCTGCGCTGGGACAGCAAGGTCACCGACTACGTGCCCGGGTTCCAGCTGAGCTCGCCGGAGGCCACCGAACGCCTCACCGTGGCCGACCTGCTCAGCCACCGCGTCGGCCTGCCCTACAACGCGTACGACCGCGACGTGGAAGCCAACGCCGAGTACTACACGCTCACCCACAAGCTGGCCTCGACCTCGCTCAAGTGCCTGCCGGGCGATTGCTATGCCTACCAGAACGTGGCCTTCAGCCTGATCGGCGACGTGGTCTACGCCGCCTCGGGCAGCTTCTACGAGCAGTCGGTGGAACGCCGCCTGTTCAAGCCGCTGGGCATGGACGACGCCAGCCTCGGCCTGGCCGGCATCCAGGCCAGTTCGCGCTGGGCGCGCCCGCATGTGCGCAGCCGCAACGGCTGGGTGTCGCTGAACCCGAAGCCCACCTACTACCGCTTGGCGCCTGCAGCCGGCGTCAACGCCAGCGCCAGCGACATGGCCCAGTGGTTGCTGGCCCACACCGGCCACCGCCCCGACGTGCTGCCTGCGCCGCTGCTGGCCACGCTGCACTCCACCCTGATCAATACCCCCGGCGAGATGCGCTCGGGCTGGCGCCGCGAGCGCCTGCACTCGGCCGGGTACGCACTGGGCTGGCGCAACTTCGACTACGCCGGGCATGAAGTGATTTTCCATGCAGGTGCCGTGCAGGGCTATCGCGGCCTGGTCGCGCTGGTACCCGAACGCGACCTGGGCATCGCCATCATGTGGAACGGCGAAAGCAGCCTGCCCAGCGGCCTGCTGCCGACGGTGCTGGACCAGGCCATCGGCCTGCCGACCCAGCGCTGGCTCGACGTGGACACCGACTTCGGCAGCGACAACCTGATGGTGGAAGACGGCGCCCCGGCAACCAAGCGCAAGGGCGTGTCGTCCAACCGCGCGGTTGCCTCGCCGCGCTGA
- a CDS encoding histone — protein sequence MATKKAAKKKPAAKKAVKKVAKKAAAKKAVKKVAKKAAAKKTVKKAAKKATARKAVKKTAKKAVRKVAKKAAAKKTAKKAVKKTAKKAVRKVAKKAAAKKTAKKAVRKVAKKATAKKAAKKTAKKAVRKVAKKATAKKATARKAPAKKAAAKKAVKKVAKRKPAVRKKKAAPVALPATPAPLI from the coding sequence ATGGCAACCAAGAAAGCTGCGAAGAAAAAGCCGGCCGCCAAAAAGGCCGTCAAGAAGGTAGCCAAGAAAGCCGCCGCCAAGAAGGCCGTGAAGAAGGTAGCCAAGAAGGCGGCCGCCAAGAAGACGGTGAAGAAGGCAGCGAAGAAGGCGACCGCCCGCAAGGCAGTGAAGAAGACGGCAAAGAAGGCAGTCCGCAAGGTTGCCAAGAAGGCCGCCGCCAAGAAGACCGCGAAAAAGGCAGTGAAGAAGACGGCGAAGAAGGCAGTCCGCAAGGTCGCCAAGAAGGCCGCCGCCAAGAAGACCGCCAAGAAAGCCGTCCGCAAGGTAGCCAAAAAGGCCACGGCCAAGAAGGCTGCCAAGAAGACCGCGAAAAAGGCCGTACGCAAGGTAGCCAAGAAGGCCACCGCGAAGAAGGCCACCGCACGCAAGGCGCCGGCGAAGAAGGCCGCTGCCAAGAAGGCGGTGAAGAAGGTTGCAAAGCGCAAGCCGGCCGTTCGCAAGAAGAAGGCCGCACCGGTCGCCCTGCCGGCAACCCCGGCACCGCTGATCTGA
- the gcvH gene encoding glycine cleavage system protein GcvH translates to MSEIPGDLKFLKSHEWARVEGNGRVTVGISDHAQGLLGDLVYVELPAVGDEVKAGQQAAVVESVKAASDVYSPVTGTVVEVNEALSDKPETINEDAYGEGWIYVVEFSANDELNDLLGPDEYAELLEDDDH, encoded by the coding sequence ATGAGCGAGATCCCCGGCGACCTCAAATTCCTCAAGTCCCATGAGTGGGCACGTGTCGAAGGCAATGGCCGCGTCACCGTCGGTATTTCCGACCACGCCCAGGGCCTGCTTGGCGACCTGGTGTACGTCGAACTGCCGGCCGTCGGCGATGAAGTGAAGGCCGGCCAGCAGGCGGCCGTGGTCGAGTCGGTCAAGGCCGCCTCGGACGTGTACAGCCCGGTCACCGGCACCGTGGTCGAAGTCAACGAAGCGCTGTCGGACAAGCCGGAAACCATCAACGAAGATGCCTACGGCGAAGGCTGGATCTACGTGGTCGAGTTCTCGGCCAACGACGAGTTGAACGATCTGCTGGGCCCGGACGAGTACGCCGAGCTGCTGGAAGACGACGATCACTGA
- the gcvT gene encoding glycine cleavage system aminomethyltransferase GcvT, whose protein sequence is MTQKTLLNDTHRALGAKMVDFGGWDMPIHYGSQLDEHHLVRADAGMFDVSHMTVVDLRGEQVKPFLRTLLANSVDKLKATGKALYSCMLNPRGGVIDDLIVYYLADDFFRMVVNASTREKDLAWIREQAAAFNVDVTEREDLAIIAVQGPTARERVIGLVADGDRAALEKLGRFAALEATAASGTPLFVARTGYTGEDGFEILLPQADVVAFWNALAAAGVRPAGLGARDTLRLEAGMNLYGQDMDEDITPYEAALAWTVALDEGREFIGRGALEAQKAAGDARQLIGLVMDEKGVLRHGQPVLTASGQGEILSGTFSPTLGKGIAFARVPAGELGQVHVDIRGKQVPVRVVKFPFVREGQAQPGVLADA, encoded by the coding sequence ATGACCCAGAAGACGCTTCTCAACGACACCCACCGCGCGCTCGGCGCAAAGATGGTCGATTTCGGTGGCTGGGACATGCCCATCCATTACGGTTCGCAGCTGGACGAGCACCACCTGGTGCGCGCCGATGCGGGCATGTTCGACGTCAGCCACATGACCGTGGTCGACCTGCGCGGTGAGCAGGTCAAGCCGTTCCTGCGCACGCTGCTGGCCAATTCGGTGGACAAGCTGAAGGCCACCGGCAAGGCGCTGTATTCGTGCATGCTCAACCCGCGCGGCGGCGTCATCGACGACCTGATCGTCTACTACCTGGCCGACGACTTCTTCCGCATGGTGGTCAACGCCTCCACCCGCGAAAAGGACCTGGCCTGGATCCGCGAGCAGGCGGCCGCATTCAACGTGGACGTCACCGAGCGCGAAGACCTGGCCATCATCGCCGTGCAGGGCCCCACCGCGCGCGAGCGGGTGATCGGCCTGGTCGCCGACGGCGACCGCGCGGCGCTGGAGAAGCTGGGCCGTTTCGCCGCGCTGGAGGCCACCGCCGCCAGTGGCACGCCGCTGTTCGTGGCGCGTACCGGCTACACCGGTGAAGACGGTTTCGAGATCCTGCTGCCGCAGGCCGACGTGGTCGCGTTCTGGAATGCGCTGGCCGCCGCCGGCGTGCGCCCGGCCGGGCTGGGCGCGCGCGACACGCTGCGGCTGGAAGCCGGCATGAACCTGTACGGCCAGGACATGGATGAAGACATCACCCCCTACGAAGCCGCGCTGGCCTGGACCGTGGCGCTGGACGAGGGCCGCGAGTTCATCGGCCGTGGCGCGCTGGAAGCGCAGAAGGCGGCGGGCGACGCGCGCCAGCTGATCGGCCTGGTGATGGACGAGAAGGGCGTGTTGCGCCACGGCCAGCCGGTGCTCACCGCCAGCGGCCAGGGCGAGATCCTGTCGGGCACGTTCTCCCCGACCCTGGGCAAGGGCATTGCGTTCGCGCGGGTGCCGGCCGGTGAACTGGGCCAGGTGCACGTGGACATCCGCGGCAAGCAGGTGCCGGTACGCGTGGTGAAGTTCCCGTTCGTGCGCGAAGGCCAGGCCCAGCCGGGCGTGCTCGCCGACGCCTGA
- a CDS encoding NfeD family protein has translation MRWEVVGWGALALVLFAAEALAPGAFMLWIGIGAAAVFVLVAVFGDIPLLWQVVAFVLLSVVSIQCYRHWGRGRDRQSDAPLLNRRAEQLVGRVVVIDQDIVAGKGRAKIDDAFWVVAGPDLPAGTRVRVVTVEGMTLQVQPV, from the coding sequence ATGCGCTGGGAAGTGGTGGGGTGGGGCGCGCTGGCGCTGGTGCTGTTCGCCGCCGAGGCGCTGGCACCGGGCGCCTTCATGCTGTGGATCGGCATCGGTGCGGCGGCGGTATTCGTGCTGGTAGCGGTGTTCGGCGACATTCCCCTGCTGTGGCAGGTGGTGGCCTTCGTGCTGCTGTCGGTGGTGTCCATCCAGTGCTACCGGCATTGGGGACGGGGACGCGACCGGCAGAGCGACGCGCCGCTGTTGAACCGCCGCGCCGAGCAGCTGGTGGGGCGGGTGGTGGTGATCGACCAGGACATCGTGGCAGGCAAGGGCCGGGCCAAGATCGACGACGCGTTCTGGGTGGTGGCCGGGCCGGATCTGCCGGCAGGCACCCGGGTGCGGGTGGTGACGGTGGAAGGCATGACACTGCAGGTGCAGCCGGTCTGA
- a CDS encoding SPFH domain-containing protein, with protein MFPTVLFSLVLAFVAVVILFKAVRMVPQGYEWTVERFGRYTHTMSPGLHFLIPIVYGVGRKVNMMEQVLDVPGQEVITKDNAAVRVDGVVFFQVLDASKAAYEVSVLEVAMIALVQTNIRTVIGSMDLDESLSQREVINAKLLNVVDHATNPWGVKVNRIEIRDIQPPRDLLDAMARQMKAEREKRAQILEAEGSRQSEILRAEGEKQAAVLEAEGRKEAAFRDAEARERSAEAEANATRMVSEAIAQGDVQAINYFIAQKYVEAFKELATSPNRKLVLMPMEASGVIGSIAGVAELAREAFAKQEDKRTPRAVPPRAGG; from the coding sequence ATGTTTCCGACCGTGCTGTTTTCGCTGGTGCTGGCCTTCGTGGCCGTGGTCATCCTGTTCAAGGCGGTGCGGATGGTGCCGCAGGGGTACGAATGGACGGTCGAGCGCTTTGGCCGCTACACCCACACCATGTCGCCCGGCCTGCACTTCCTGATCCCCATCGTGTACGGGGTAGGGCGCAAGGTGAACATGATGGAGCAGGTGCTGGACGTACCCGGCCAGGAGGTGATCACCAAGGACAACGCGGCGGTGCGCGTGGACGGGGTGGTGTTCTTCCAGGTGCTGGACGCCTCCAAGGCGGCCTACGAGGTGTCGGTGCTGGAGGTGGCGATGATCGCGCTGGTGCAGACCAACATCCGTACCGTGATCGGCTCGATGGACCTGGATGAATCGCTCAGCCAGCGCGAGGTGATCAACGCCAAGCTGCTGAACGTGGTCGACCATGCGACCAACCCCTGGGGCGTGAAGGTCAACCGCATCGAGATCCGCGACATCCAGCCGCCGCGCGACCTGCTCGATGCGATGGCGCGGCAGATGAAGGCCGAGCGCGAAAAGCGTGCGCAGATCCTGGAGGCAGAGGGGTCGCGGCAGTCGGAGATCCTGCGCGCCGAAGGCGAGAAGCAGGCCGCCGTGCTCGAGGCCGAGGGCCGCAAGGAGGCCGCGTTCCGCGATGCCGAAGCCCGCGAACGTTCGGCCGAAGCCGAGGCCAACGCGACCCGTATGGTGTCCGAAGCCATCGCCCAGGGCGATGTGCAGGCGATCAATTACTTCATCGCGCAGAAGTACGTGGAGGCGTTCAAGGAGCTGGCCACGTCCCCGAACCGGAAGCTGGTGTTGATGCCGATGGAGGCCAGCGGCGTCATCGGCTCGATCGCCGGCGTTGCCGAACTGGCGCGCGAGGCGTTTGCCAAACAGGAAGACAAGCGAACCCCGCGCGCCGTCCCGCCGCGGGCAGGAGGCTGA
- a CDS encoding YnfA family protein, with protein MKTLLLFILTAVAEIVGCYLPWLWLRKDGSAWLLLPAAGSLALFAWLLTLHPAASGRVYAAYGGVYVGTALMWLWLVDGIRPSRWDLLGVGLCLAGMMVIMFAPRTA; from the coding sequence GTGAAAACGCTGCTGCTGTTCATCCTCACCGCGGTGGCCGAAATCGTCGGCTGCTACCTGCCGTGGCTGTGGCTGCGCAAGGACGGCAGCGCCTGGTTGCTGCTGCCGGCGGCGGGCAGTCTGGCCCTGTTCGCCTGGCTGCTGACCCTGCATCCGGCGGCCAGTGGGCGCGTGTATGCGGCCTACGGCGGGGTCTACGTCGGCACCGCGCTGATGTGGCTGTGGCTGGTGGACGGCATCCGCCCCAGCCGCTGGGACCTGCTCGGGGTCGGGCTGTGCCTGGCCGGCATGATGGTGATCATGTTCGCCCCACGCACCGCGTAA
- the mazG gene encoding nucleoside triphosphate pyrophosphohydrolase yields MTATAELDRLLGIMARLRDPRDGCPWDLQQDFSSIAPYTIEEAYEVADAIDRGDLVDLQDELGDLLLQVVFHAQMASEQGAFGFAEVARSISDKMQRRHPHVFAQAQVDGAEDVNTNWEAIKRAERAAKGHADTSALAGISRGLPEWQRAMKLQARAARVGFDWPGPAPVIDKVREELDEVAAEFARGAVEDNHARLQEELGDLLFVCANLARHAKVDVGAALRQANHKFERRFRAMEAQAEAAGHAMAALDLEAQEQLWQQAKADEATR; encoded by the coding sequence ATGACCGCCACCGCTGAACTGGACCGCCTGCTGGGCATCATGGCGCGGCTGCGCGACCCGCGCGACGGCTGTCCCTGGGACCTGCAGCAGGATTTCTCCAGCATCGCGCCGTACACCATCGAGGAAGCCTACGAAGTCGCCGATGCGATCGACCGCGGTGATCTGGTCGACCTGCAGGACGAACTGGGCGATCTGCTGCTGCAGGTCGTGTTCCATGCGCAGATGGCCAGCGAACAGGGTGCGTTCGGCTTCGCCGAGGTGGCCCGCTCGATCAGCGACAAGATGCAGCGCCGTCACCCGCATGTGTTCGCGCAGGCGCAGGTCGACGGCGCCGAGGACGTGAACACGAACTGGGAGGCGATCAAGCGCGCCGAGCGCGCCGCCAAAGGCCATGCCGACACCTCCGCCCTGGCCGGTATTTCGCGCGGCCTGCCGGAGTGGCAGCGGGCGATGAAACTGCAGGCGCGCGCGGCGCGGGTCGGATTCGACTGGCCCGGCCCGGCGCCGGTGATCGACAAGGTGCGCGAAGAGCTGGACGAGGTGGCCGCCGAGTTCGCGCGCGGCGCGGTCGAGGACAACCACGCCCGCCTGCAGGAGGAGCTGGGCGACCTGCTGTTCGTCTGCGCCAACCTGGCCCGCCACGCCAAGGTGGACGTGGGCGCGGCGCTGCGCCAGGCCAACCACAAGTTCGAGCGCCGCTTCCGGGCAATGGAAGCGCAGGCCGAGGCCGCGGGCCACGCAATGGCCGCGCTGGACCTTGAGGCGCAGGAGCAGCTCTGGCAGCAGGCCAAGGCCGACGAAGCCACCCGGTGA
- the cysQ gene encoding 3'(2'),5'-bisphosphate nucleotidase CysQ, with protein sequence MIKLTTDLRETVIAIAQDAAAAIMAVYATPFDVTIKSDHSPVTAADLAANAVIERGLQQLTPDLPILSEESAQVPWDVRQHWGAYWLVDPLDGTREFVKRNDEFSVNIALIYQGAPAFGVVLAPVSGIAWHAMRGELAYRRVGMHDTVLRARAPATAPLKVAASRSHRSAQTEALLARMGDIEVVAQGSSLKFCRIAEGTLDVYPRLGPTSEWDTAAGQCVLHAAGGAVLSAATGKPFRYNRRESLLNGDFIALGDTRLPWREWLPA encoded by the coding sequence ATGATCAAACTCACCACCGATCTGCGCGAAACCGTCATCGCCATCGCCCAGGACGCCGCCGCCGCCATCATGGCGGTGTATGCCACGCCGTTCGACGTGACGATCAAATCCGACCACAGCCCGGTCACCGCCGCCGACCTGGCCGCCAACGCGGTGATCGAGCGCGGCCTGCAGCAGCTCACCCCGGACCTGCCGATCCTGTCCGAAGAGTCGGCCCAGGTGCCGTGGGACGTGCGCCAGCACTGGGGCGCCTACTGGCTGGTGGACCCGCTGGATGGCACCCGCGAGTTCGTGAAGCGCAACGACGAATTCAGCGTCAACATCGCACTCATCTACCAGGGCGCGCCGGCCTTCGGCGTAGTGCTGGCCCCGGTCAGCGGGATTGCCTGGCATGCCATGCGCGGGGAGCTGGCCTACCGCCGCGTGGGGATGCACGACACCGTCCTGCGCGCACGCGCACCGGCCACGGCGCCGCTGAAAGTGGCCGCCAGCCGCTCGCACCGCAGCGCGCAGACCGAGGCCCTGCTGGCGCGGATGGGGGATATCGAGGTGGTCGCGCAGGGCTCGTCGCTCAAGTTCTGCCGGATCGCCGAAGGCACGCTCGACGTGTATCCACGGCTCGGCCCCACCTCCGAATGGGACACCGCCGCCGGCCAGTGCGTGCTGCACGCGGCCGGGGGCGCGGTGCTGTCGGCGGCCACGGGCAAGCCGTTCCGCTACAACCGCCGCGAAAGCCTGTTGAACGGCGATTTCATCGCCCTCGGCGACACCCGCCTGCCATGGCGCGAGTGGCTGCCCGCCTGA
- the nudE gene encoding ADP compounds hydrolase NudE, whose translation MSRRLPIIHKITDEQSGPFQRQHLDLEFSNGERRRFERLVSHGHGAVVVVPMLDDETVLLVREYAAGMHRYELGLVKGRIDAGESPEQAADRELKEEAGYGARRLDVLRAMTLAPTYMSHQSWLVVARDLYPERLVGDEPEELEVVPWKLAELDQLMLREDFSEGRSLAALFIARQWLERGA comes from the coding sequence ATGAGCCGTCGCCTGCCCATCATCCACAAGATCACGGACGAGCAGAGCGGGCCGTTCCAGCGCCAGCACCTTGACCTGGAATTCTCCAACGGCGAGCGCCGCCGCTTCGAGCGGCTGGTCAGCCACGGTCATGGCGCGGTGGTGGTGGTGCCGATGCTGGACGATGAGACGGTGCTGCTGGTGCGTGAATACGCCGCCGGCATGCACCGCTACGAGCTTGGCCTGGTCAAGGGCCGCATCGATGCCGGCGAAAGCCCCGAGCAGGCGGCCGACCGCGAGTTGAAGGAAGAGGCCGGTTACGGCGCCCGGCGCCTGGACGTGCTGCGGGCGATGACCCTGGCCCCCACCTACATGAGCCACCAGTCGTGGCTGGTGGTGGCACGCGACCTGTATCCCGAACGCCTGGTCGGCGACGAGCCCGAGGAACTGGAAGTGGTGCCCTGGAAGCTGGCCGAGCTGGACCAGCTGATGCTGCGTGAGGATTTTTCCGAGGGCCGATCACTGGCGGCGTTGTTCATCGCCCGGCAGTGGCTGGAACGCGGCGCATGA
- the bioA gene encoding adenosylmethionine--8-amino-7-oxononanoate transaminase, translating to MLADPAPLTLADRWRQRDLAVLWHPCTQMREHPDTLPLVPIARGEGPWLIDHDGKRYLDAVSSWWTNLFGHAHPRIGGAIAQQATQLEQVMLAGFSHEPAVELAERLLAIAPRQAGREPLAKVFYADNGSAGVEVALKMAFHYFRNRGEHHRTRFVALENGYHGETLGALSVGDIPLYRRVYAPLLTEALFAPSPDAYLAEDGQTAAQRAHQAADALATLFDQHPGEICAVILEPRLQCAGGMRMHDPVYLQRARELCDANGAFLIADEIATGFGRTGTMFACEQAGVMPDLLCLSKGLTGGFLPLSAVLATQALYDAFLDDSRERAFLHSHSYTGNPLACAAALATLDIFAGEDVIARNRSTAEVMRTLAAPFTDHPHVADVRQAGMVVAFELTRNGDKRTPFPVEARVGLHAYTAALKRGVVLRPLGNVLYWMPPYCVDDDHLDLLAQTTLAAIEEAVACA from the coding sequence ATGCTAGCAGACCCAGCCCCCTTAACGCTGGCCGATCGGTGGCGGCAACGCGACCTAGCCGTGCTGTGGCATCCGTGCACGCAGATGCGCGAGCACCCCGACACCCTGCCGCTGGTGCCGATCGCGCGTGGCGAAGGCCCGTGGCTGATCGATCATGACGGCAAACGCTACCTGGACGCGGTGAGCAGCTGGTGGACCAATCTGTTCGGCCACGCGCATCCGCGGATCGGCGGCGCCATCGCACAGCAGGCCACCCAGCTGGAACAGGTGATGCTGGCCGGCTTCAGCCATGAGCCTGCGGTGGAACTGGCCGAGCGCCTTCTGGCGATCGCCCCCCGCCAGGCCGGGCGCGAGCCGCTGGCCAAGGTGTTCTATGCCGACAACGGCTCGGCCGGGGTCGAGGTGGCTCTGAAGATGGCCTTCCACTACTTCCGCAACCGCGGCGAACACCACCGCACCCGCTTCGTGGCACTGGAAAACGGCTACCACGGCGAGACGCTGGGCGCGCTGTCGGTGGGCGACATCCCGCTGTACCGCCGGGTGTACGCGCCGCTGCTGACCGAGGCGCTGTTTGCGCCATCGCCGGACGCCTACCTGGCCGAGGACGGGCAGACCGCAGCGCAACGTGCGCACCAGGCCGCCGATGCCCTGGCCACCCTGTTCGACCAGCACCCCGGCGAGATCTGCGCGGTGATCCTGGAGCCGCGCCTGCAGTGCGCCGGCGGCATGCGCATGCACGACCCGGTATACCTGCAGCGTGCGCGCGAACTGTGCGATGCCAACGGTGCGTTCCTGATCGCCGATGAAATCGCCACCGGCTTCGGGCGCACCGGCACGATGTTCGCCTGCGAACAGGCCGGGGTGATGCCCGACCTGCTGTGCCTGTCCAAGGGCCTGACCGGCGGCTTCCTGCCGCTGTCGGCGGTGCTGGCCACCCAGGCGTTGTACGACGCGTTCCTGGACGATTCGCGCGAGCGCGCGTTCCTGCACTCGCACAGCTACACCGGCAATCCGCTGGCCTGCGCCGCGGCCCTGGCCACGCTGGACATCTTCGCCGGCGAGGACGTGATCGCACGCAACCGCAGCACCGCCGAGGTGATGCGCACACTGGCCGCCCCGTTCACCGACCACCCGCACGTGGCCGACGTGCGCCAGGCCGGGATGGTGGTGGCCTTCGAACTGACCCGCAACGGCGACAAACGCACGCCGTTCCCGGTCGAGGCGCGGGTAGGCCTGCACGCCTACACCGCCGCGCTCAAGCGTGGCGTGGTGCTGCGCCCGCTGGGCAACGTGCTGTACTGGATGCCGCCCTACTGTGTGGACGACGACCACCTGGACCTGCTGGCCCAGACCACCCTGGCCGCGATCGAGGAGGCTGTTGCATGCGCGTGA